A DNA window from Sphingomonas profundi contains the following coding sequences:
- a CDS encoding AAA family ATPase, giving the protein MSVALDEGPRWTLVQMPNGTGKTTTMTLMRAALTGADFKPDEVAALRADDDAEQGLFELRLVIDDKPYRVELHLDFVGRRASYTTTRAQLQGGGSEEGWQLPPLLRRLLTPEFTKLFVFDGEFAKDIRSEGKNRTTRAIRTLYRLDQLDTLKTEIAKLVTKEQESAAALTSAKEQKGVTRLANALADAEASLAKLKAKLKSHRAERSRLVARQEEIGGRIADRTAQDEKFAARKSRLDGELSTLTIRIAELSADSLAAVRSPAKVSPLLLARLRGLGQRLTTLQLPKTISQEFFHELAHATHCVCDREIGEKESAAIVAGAKKYLAEDQITIINRMKRNVRESEATGAEFADSAGELKAKLRERRSVNQQLEQLQQEQIASGDDELKRLVLEQRQNELRLETLDAEVAQLNTSDKLTQILEKLGPRNNIPLCQAEADLAKRRLAAATQTVKFTGAADRISALVDAVAAQALDNLRESVRVATNEKLARLVKGEPLRVARIGSSLELASRGVASKGGVSEGQSLSVAYAFITSLLGAAPYRLPFIVDSPAVSLDTRVRREVGDVIPTLFEQMIMFVISSEKDGFADAFYPREDVRYVTIWQDHGEESQMRDGLDEFRRFHAVEPGEASA; this is encoded by the coding sequence GTGTCGGTTGCCCTCGACGAGGGACCGCGGTGGACGCTCGTCCAGATGCCGAACGGCACGGGCAAGACGACGACCATGACGCTGATGCGGGCCGCGCTGACCGGCGCGGACTTCAAGCCCGACGAAGTCGCCGCGCTGCGCGCCGACGATGATGCGGAGCAAGGCCTGTTCGAGCTACGCCTCGTCATCGACGACAAGCCCTACCGCGTGGAGCTGCACCTCGACTTCGTCGGGCGCCGCGCGAGCTACACGACGACGCGCGCGCAGCTGCAGGGCGGAGGCAGCGAGGAAGGGTGGCAGCTGCCGCCGCTCCTGCGCCGACTGCTCACGCCCGAGTTCACCAAGCTGTTCGTATTCGACGGCGAGTTCGCGAAGGACATCAGGTCGGAGGGCAAGAATCGCACGACGCGCGCCATCCGGACGCTCTACCGGCTCGACCAGCTCGACACGCTGAAGACCGAGATCGCCAAGCTAGTGACGAAGGAGCAGGAGAGCGCCGCCGCGCTGACGAGTGCGAAGGAGCAGAAGGGCGTGACTCGGCTGGCGAACGCGCTGGCCGACGCGGAGGCTTCGCTCGCCAAGCTGAAGGCGAAGCTGAAGTCGCACCGCGCCGAGAGGTCCAGGCTGGTCGCGCGCCAGGAGGAGATCGGTGGCCGGATCGCCGACCGCACCGCCCAGGACGAGAAGTTCGCCGCCCGCAAGTCGAGGCTAGACGGCGAGCTGTCTACGCTGACGATCCGCATCGCCGAGCTGTCCGCCGACAGTCTCGCCGCGGTGCGCTCACCGGCCAAGGTCAGCCCGCTGCTACTCGCCCGCCTTCGCGGCCTTGGTCAGCGGCTGACGACGCTGCAGCTGCCGAAGACGATCTCCCAGGAGTTCTTCCACGAGCTGGCGCACGCCACCCATTGCGTGTGCGACCGAGAGATCGGCGAGAAGGAGAGTGCCGCCATTGTCGCCGGCGCCAAGAAGTATCTGGCCGAGGACCAGATCACGATCATCAACCGCATGAAGCGCAACGTCCGCGAGAGCGAGGCGACCGGCGCGGAGTTCGCGGACAGCGCCGGTGAGCTCAAGGCGAAGCTGCGCGAGCGGCGGTCGGTAAACCAGCAACTCGAACAGCTGCAGCAGGAGCAGATCGCGTCCGGCGACGACGAGCTGAAACGGCTGGTCTTAGAGCAGCGGCAGAACGAGCTCAGGCTCGAGACGCTGGACGCCGAGGTCGCCCAGCTGAACACGTCCGACAAGCTGACGCAGATCCTGGAGAAGCTGGGGCCGCGCAACAACATCCCGCTGTGTCAGGCCGAGGCCGATCTCGCCAAGCGCCGCCTTGCCGCAGCCACGCAGACCGTGAAGTTCACAGGCGCCGCCGACCGCATCTCCGCCCTCGTCGACGCCGTCGCCGCGCAGGCGCTCGACAACCTGCGCGAGAGCGTGCGCGTCGCGACCAACGAGAAGCTGGCGCGGCTGGTGAAGGGAGAGCCGCTGCGCGTCGCACGGATAGGCTCGTCGCTCGAACTCGCCTCGCGGGGCGTAGCGAGCAAGGGTGGGGTCAGCGAGGGCCAGAGCCTGTCTGTCGCCTACGCGTTCATCACTTCCCTCCTGGGTGCCGCGCCGTATCGCCTTCCCTTCATAGTCGACAGCCCAGCGGTTTCGCTCGACACCCGCGTCCGGCGCGAGGTTGGGGACGTGATCCCGACGCTGTTCGAGCAAATGATCATGTTCGTGATCTCGAGCGAGAAGGACGGCTTCGCGGATGCCTTCTATCCACGCGAAGACGTCCGCTACGTGACGATCTGGCAGGACCACGGCGAGGAGTCGCAGATGCGCGACGGCCTCGACGAGTTCCGCCGCTTCCACGCGGTCGAGCCCGGGGAGGCGTCGGCATGA
- a CDS encoding DGQHR domain-containing protein — MTAPTFTFPHRVKALHVRQELADCWVAALPAALLLDVCFTDRLRAEHTGDPRSPYLLDGIQREFQEKRLREIGAYIDRDDTAFPNSIILAANARPSDGFSEDDPEDQAAEDAAALADGDPAVDDAPDPDHAPAEVDRRWRVELGDDGCYELVIPTADKLAAIVDGQHRLFGFAKAKVVDRLSMEMICAIYFDLPKPFQAQVFATINSNQKPVGKSLTYEMFGYNIDDEEPAFWSPDKLAVFLTRRLGSDTDSPLRGHISIAPKKDDELTALTSEAEWKVSTAVIVEGIARLITSNPKSDSNNLQTPTRLTRSELEVKRKDRSPLRDAYLGGQDVVIYTMVLNYLKACDELFWKIAPLDSFIRRTVGVQALLDILRRLAPEAYRRKVISAAHFHQILEPARGLDFSADRFRNASGSGRSIIRRAIEAELARADLGLPS, encoded by the coding sequence ATGACCGCGCCCACATTCACCTTCCCTCATCGCGTCAAGGCGCTGCATGTGCGCCAGGAACTCGCAGACTGCTGGGTGGCGGCTCTTCCGGCGGCCCTCCTGCTGGACGTCTGCTTCACCGACCGGCTGCGCGCGGAGCACACTGGGGATCCGAGGTCCCCCTATCTGCTCGACGGGATTCAGCGCGAGTTCCAGGAGAAGCGGCTCCGGGAGATCGGCGCCTATATCGACCGTGACGATACCGCGTTTCCCAACTCCATCATCTTGGCGGCGAACGCCCGGCCCTCGGATGGCTTCAGCGAGGACGACCCCGAGGATCAGGCGGCAGAGGATGCCGCCGCGCTTGCGGACGGGGATCCTGCCGTCGACGATGCCCCGGATCCCGACCATGCGCCGGCTGAGGTTGATAGGCGGTGGCGGGTCGAGTTGGGCGACGACGGCTGCTACGAGCTCGTCATACCGACGGCCGACAAGCTCGCGGCGATTGTGGATGGTCAGCACCGTCTGTTCGGGTTCGCCAAGGCGAAGGTCGTCGACCGGCTGTCGATGGAGATGATCTGCGCGATCTACTTCGACCTGCCGAAGCCTTTCCAGGCGCAGGTCTTCGCGACGATCAACTCGAACCAGAAGCCCGTCGGCAAGAGTCTCACCTATGAGATGTTCGGCTACAACATCGACGACGAGGAGCCTGCGTTCTGGAGCCCTGACAAGCTCGCCGTGTTCCTCACCAGAAGGCTGGGGAGCGACACCGACTCGCCTTTGAGGGGGCACATCTCGATCGCGCCCAAGAAGGACGACGAGTTGACCGCGCTTACGAGCGAAGCCGAATGGAAGGTCTCGACGGCTGTGATCGTGGAGGGCATCGCCCGCCTGATCACGAGCAATCCCAAGTCGGACTCGAACAACTTGCAGACGCCGACGCGACTGACCCGCTCTGAGCTGGAAGTGAAGCGCAAGGACCGCTCGCCGCTTCGCGACGCCTACCTAGGCGGCCAGGACGTGGTCATCTACACAATGGTGCTCAACTACCTGAAGGCGTGCGACGAGCTTTTCTGGAAGATCGCTCCGCTCGACTCTTTTATTCGGAGGACGGTGGGGGTCCAGGCTCTTCTGGATATTCTGCGGAGGCTCGCTCCGGAAGCCTACAGGAGAAAGGTTATTTCGGCCGCCCACTTCCACCAGATCCTCGAGCCAGCCAGGGGCCTCGACTTCTCCGCCGACAGGTTCCGGAACGCCTCCGGTTCCGGGCGTAGCATCATCCGCCGCGCCATCGAGGCCGAGCTTGCGCGTGCCGATTTAGGACTGCCGTCATGA
- a CDS encoding alpha/beta fold hydrolase codes for MHQIKRGTGRKLLLIHGLGGSSQSWSPILDSLSVSRTVIAIDLPGHGATPAQHDSGTFDGLVGSVERYIMDNALAGIDVVGSSMGARMVLELARRGVVGNVVALDPGGFWRGWERTFFKTTIGVSGRLLRAIRPALPMLSRNAASRTALLAQLSAHPWALDPQIVTIELLSLSTTLTFDALVHDLATGPEQSGPAAGSTGRIVIGWGRHDRLCLPRQAARAKAAFPSAELHWFESSGHFPMWDMPEETVDVILGTTQ; via the coding sequence ATGCACCAGATCAAGCGCGGCACCGGCCGCAAGTTGCTGCTCATCCATGGTCTCGGCGGAAGCTCGCAATCATGGAGTCCCATTCTGGATTCGCTCAGCGTCAGCCGAACGGTGATCGCGATCGACCTGCCGGGACATGGCGCGACGCCGGCGCAACACGATAGTGGGACTTTTGACGGTCTGGTCGGCAGCGTCGAGCGCTACATCATGGACAACGCGCTGGCCGGGATCGATGTCGTCGGCAGTTCGATGGGCGCGCGGATGGTGCTCGAACTTGCTCGACGCGGCGTCGTCGGCAACGTCGTTGCGCTTGATCCGGGTGGGTTCTGGCGTGGGTGGGAGCGCACCTTCTTTAAGACCACCATCGGCGTCTCGGGCCGCTTGCTGCGGGCGATCCGCCCGGCCCTGCCGATGCTGAGCCGTAACGCGGCATCGCGCACTGCACTTCTGGCCCAATTGTCTGCGCACCCGTGGGCGCTTGATCCGCAGATCGTAACGATCGAGCTGCTAAGTCTCAGTACGACACTGACATTCGACGCGCTGGTTCATGACCTTGCTACAGGACCTGAGCAGAGCGGGCCGGCTGCCGGTAGCACCGGCCGGATCGTGATCGGATGGGGCAGACATGACAGGCTCTGCCTGCCGAGACAGGCGGCGCGCGCGAAAGCTGCGTTCCCGTCCGCAGAATTGCACTGGTTCGAGTCTAGCGGCCACTTTCCGATGTGGGACATGCCGGAGGAGACAGTCGACGTCATCCTCGGCACTACGCAGTAA
- the dndE gene encoding DNA sulfur modification protein DndE, whose product MRYNKLRISEDANSRLRSIRQRTGVTPNLLIRVAIMISLEEGPIRVPAPDEKGPEFNSYTLTGDHTAMIGAMLRHVEETEGQSPPLGDDEMVARLRAHIHRGVGTLSVRAKSVVDLGRLAVGA is encoded by the coding sequence GTGCGCTACAACAAGCTTAGGATCTCCGAGGACGCTAACAGTCGGCTGCGCTCGATCCGCCAGCGGACTGGCGTGACACCGAACCTCCTCATCCGGGTGGCGATCATGATATCGCTGGAGGAGGGGCCGATCCGCGTCCCCGCACCCGACGAGAAGGGGCCCGAGTTCAACTCGTACACGCTGACTGGCGACCACACCGCGATGATCGGCGCGATGCTTCGACACGTCGAGGAGACAGAGGGCCAGTCGCCTCCGCTGGGCGACGACGAGATGGTCGCGCGCCTCCGCGCCCACATCCACCGCGGGGTCGGCACGCTCAGTGTGCGCGCGAAGTCCGTCGTTGACCTGGGACGGCTGGCGGTGGGCGCATGA
- a CDS encoding MBL fold metallo-hydrolase yields MRVHHLNCGTCCPAGGRLFDGTSNGPLGHLVCHCLLIESDAGLILVDTGFGTRDIDHPHRRLSEFFLKLNNIQLRPEETAIAQVRALGFSPADVRHIVVTHLDFDHAGGIEDFPNATVHLTAREKEVADGRRGGTFVGTRRYRPAQWNDVSDWRLYPFGGGEPWMRFDAVRDLDGLPPEILLVPLAGHTWGHSGVAVREDDGNWLLHAADAYFYRGEIGSETYRCPPGLRGYQRLMEVDRTARLSNQARLRRLSLDRTDVRIFCAHDAVEFELLAGKAS; encoded by the coding sequence ATGCGCGTTCATCATCTTAACTGCGGGACCTGCTGCCCGGCGGGCGGCAGGCTGTTCGATGGCACAAGCAACGGTCCGCTCGGTCACCTCGTCTGCCATTGCCTGCTGATCGAGAGCGATGCCGGTCTAATCCTGGTCGATACCGGCTTCGGCACCCGCGACATCGATCACCCCCACCGCCGGCTGTCGGAGTTCTTCCTCAAGCTCAACAATATCCAGCTCCGTCCCGAGGAAACTGCCATCGCGCAGGTGCGTGCGCTCGGCTTCTCGCCCGCGGACGTGCGCCATATCGTCGTGACCCACCTCGACTTCGACCATGCCGGCGGGATCGAGGATTTTCCGAACGCAACCGTTCATCTCACCGCGCGGGAGAAGGAGGTTGCCGATGGCCGACGCGGCGGCACGTTCGTCGGCACGCGGCGCTATCGCCCTGCTCAATGGAACGACGTATCGGACTGGCGCCTCTACCCATTCGGCGGCGGCGAGCCGTGGATGAGGTTCGACGCGGTACGCGACCTCGATGGACTGCCGCCCGAGATCCTGCTCGTGCCGCTTGCCGGCCACACCTGGGGGCATAGCGGGGTCGCGGTCCGTGAGGACGACGGCAATTGGCTGCTTCATGCCGCCGACGCCTATTTCTACCGTGGCGAGATCGGGTCGGAGACGTATCGCTGCCCGCCCGGTCTGCGCGGATACCAGCGGCTGATGGAAGTCGACCGCACGGCGCGCCTGAGCAATCAGGCACGGTTGCGTCGGCTCTCGCTCGATCGGACCGACGTACGCATCTTCTGCGCGCATGATGCCGTCGAGTTCGAGCTTCTCGCGGGCAAGGCTTCGTGA
- a CDS encoding DEAD/DEAH box helicase family protein, with amino-acid sequence MDVCGCQPLSGVAVFLIPARDGAGGWMAGVDSGSGKDAAGLRSLPTDPKLDTSTDQLMARLYVPALARSVSYDRGVGFFTSAWMRLAASGLHGLAENGGVARIIASPMLEPGDVAALAEGSDALRDETLRATLQRSLDELEAALETDTLSAISWMVADGLLEFKVASPANGLDGDFHDKFGIFTDRAGDGIAFHGSPNDSAKAFRNYESVSVFYSWIDEREGQRVAAERRRFELLWENADPNVRTFAMPEAIRRNLIQFRDRAPRPYSPPERPREDPRWRHQKQALARFLEERRGVLEMATGTGKTRTAISIMDELFERDAVRTSVIAAAGTDLLDQWYGTLGGGSRPVYRAYERHHEAQAYLNDPEDAVLLTSRLNLASVLPRLAPRLVRDGLIVCDEVHGMGAPSMVENLPGRIEPFGWRLGLSATPEREYDQEGNDFVEREIGPVIFEFGLEKAIRRGILCEFDYLELEYEFSPDDKAAVRQAIKRYHARARMADAPPIESLYQEIARIRKLSKEKLPPFADLVAERPEILHRSLIFVETAEYGLLVQDILMSTGIDFHTYYADDDRANLGRFARGELDCLITCHRISEGIDIRSVGTIVLFASAKAQLETVQRLGRCLRVDPADPGKRALVVDFIRTDDVAHDDVGGEASADIGRRDWFRALSAVRREE; translated from the coding sequence GTGGATGTCTGCGGTTGCCAACCGCTCTCCGGCGTTGCAGTTTTCCTCATCCCGGCGCGTGACGGGGCCGGGGGATGGATGGCAGGGGTTGATTCAGGATCAGGGAAGGATGCAGCCGGGCTGCGCTCGCTGCCGACCGATCCGAAGCTGGACACGTCGACGGATCAACTCATGGCACGGCTCTACGTGCCGGCGCTCGCGCGCTCGGTGTCGTACGACCGCGGCGTCGGCTTTTTCACCTCGGCGTGGATGCGCCTGGCGGCATCCGGGCTTCATGGACTCGCCGAGAATGGCGGGGTGGCGAGGATCATCGCCAGCCCGATGCTGGAACCGGGCGACGTGGCGGCTTTGGCCGAGGGCAGCGACGCGCTCCGGGACGAAACGCTCCGGGCCACCCTCCAGCGCAGCCTCGACGAGCTGGAGGCAGCGCTGGAGACCGACACGCTTTCCGCGATCTCCTGGATGGTCGCGGACGGGCTGCTCGAGTTCAAGGTCGCCTCGCCCGCAAACGGTCTGGACGGCGACTTCCACGACAAGTTCGGCATCTTCACGGACCGTGCGGGCGACGGCATCGCGTTCCACGGCTCGCCCAACGACAGCGCGAAGGCCTTCCGCAACTACGAGTCCGTCAGCGTCTTCTACTCATGGATCGACGAGCGCGAAGGACAGCGCGTGGCGGCCGAGCGCCGCCGATTCGAGCTCCTTTGGGAGAATGCCGATCCGAACGTGCGGACGTTCGCTATGCCGGAGGCGATCAGGCGCAACCTGATCCAGTTCCGCGACCGTGCGCCGCGACCGTATAGCCCACCCGAGCGTCCGCGCGAGGACCCGCGGTGGCGTCACCAGAAGCAGGCACTCGCGCGGTTCCTCGAAGAGCGGCGCGGCGTGCTGGAGATGGCGACGGGCACGGGCAAGACGCGGACCGCGATCAGCATCATGGACGAGCTGTTCGAGCGCGACGCTGTCCGGACGTCGGTCATCGCCGCCGCCGGCACCGACCTGCTCGACCAGTGGTATGGGACCCTTGGGGGCGGATCGCGCCCGGTCTACCGAGCCTACGAGCGCCACCACGAGGCGCAGGCGTATCTCAACGATCCCGAGGATGCGGTGCTGCTGACGTCGCGGCTCAACCTCGCGTCCGTCCTTCCACGGCTTGCGCCCAGACTGGTGCGCGATGGCCTCATCGTGTGCGACGAGGTCCATGGCATGGGCGCGCCGTCCATGGTCGAGAACCTGCCGGGGCGGATTGAGCCATTTGGATGGAGGCTTGGCCTCAGCGCCACGCCCGAGCGCGAATATGATCAGGAGGGCAACGACTTCGTCGAGCGCGAGATCGGGCCGGTGATCTTCGAGTTCGGCTTGGAGAAGGCAATACGGCGCGGGATCCTGTGCGAGTTCGACTATCTCGAGCTAGAATACGAGTTCTCGCCCGACGACAAGGCGGCCGTCCGTCAGGCGATCAAGCGATATCATGCCCGCGCCCGGATGGCGGACGCGCCGCCGATCGAGAGCCTCTACCAGGAGATCGCGCGGATCAGGAAGCTGTCGAAAGAGAAGCTGCCGCCGTTCGCCGACCTAGTCGCGGAGAGGCCGGAGATCCTCCACCGCAGCCTGATCTTCGTCGAGACCGCCGAGTACGGCCTGCTGGTGCAGGACATCCTCATGTCGACTGGCATCGACTTTCACACCTACTACGCGGACGACGACCGGGCGAACCTGGGACGGTTCGCGCGCGGCGAGCTTGACTGCCTGATCACCTGCCACCGCATCTCCGAGGGCATCGACATCCGGTCTGTCGGCACAATCGTGCTCTTCGCGTCTGCCAAGGCGCAGCTGGAGACGGTGCAGCGGCTGGGGCGGTGCCTTCGCGTCGACCCGGCCGATCCCGGCAAGCGCGCGCTGGTGGTCGATTTCATCAGGACCGACGACGTCGCGCACGACGACGTGGGTGGCGAGGCGTCGGCCGACATTGGGCGGCGGGACTGGTTCAGGGCGCTGAGCGCCGTGCGGAGGGAGGAGTGA
- a CDS encoding cysteine desulfurase family protein, with the protein MSAAGARGPVYLDNNATTAVDPRVADAMRPYLEEVFGNPSSVEHVHGNRAQQAVGTARAQVAAALGARDNEIVFTGSCTEADNIAILGAARARPEKRHLVTSAVEHPAVIEPFRQLEREGFEVTVIGVDEHGRVDPAAVAESIRDDTGLVSVMGGNNEVGTLQPIGEIGAACEERGVLFHTDLAQVMAHRRVDVIAEHIHLASVSGHKAYGPKGVGALYVRSRSPRPKLVPITFGGGQERGLRPGTVATPLVVGLGKALEIATRQGAADDVRLRAMCDALLAQLRAAVDGVQRNGHPTERLAGNLSLSIDGVEPLALIHRLNGVASFSASSACATEKVETSPVLIAMFGDTARARQAFRVSPGRFTAAEEMRTFGETLVEAVVDLRRYAA; encoded by the coding sequence ATGAGCGCAGCTGGTGCGCGGGGCCCGGTCTACCTCGACAACAACGCCACCACCGCGGTCGACCCGCGTGTAGCCGACGCGATGCGACCCTACCTGGAGGAGGTGTTCGGCAACCCGTCGAGCGTCGAGCATGTCCACGGCAACCGCGCCCAGCAGGCGGTCGGCACGGCGCGCGCCCAAGTGGCCGCGGCGCTCGGCGCGCGCGACAACGAGATCGTGTTCACCGGAAGCTGCACCGAGGCCGACAACATCGCGATCCTCGGCGCGGCGCGGGCGCGGCCCGAGAAGCGGCACCTCGTGACCAGCGCGGTCGAGCACCCCGCCGTGATCGAGCCGTTCAGGCAGCTGGAGCGCGAGGGCTTCGAGGTCACTGTCATCGGCGTCGATGAGCACGGCCGGGTCGATCCAGCCGCCGTCGCCGAATCGATCCGGGACGACACCGGCCTGGTCTCGGTCATGGGCGGTAACAACGAGGTCGGCACCCTTCAACCGATCGGCGAGATCGGGGCGGCCTGCGAAGAGCGCGGCGTGCTGTTCCACACCGACCTCGCGCAGGTGATGGCCCACCGCCGGGTCGACGTTATAGCCGAGCACATCCACCTCGCCAGCGTGTCGGGCCACAAGGCCTACGGACCCAAGGGCGTCGGCGCGCTCTACGTCCGATCGCGCTCGCCCCGGCCCAAACTCGTGCCGATCACATTCGGCGGAGGACAGGAGCGGGGCCTCAGACCCGGAACGGTCGCGACGCCGCTCGTCGTCGGCCTCGGCAAGGCGCTCGAAATCGCGACGCGGCAAGGAGCAGCCGACGACGTGCGCCTGCGGGCCATGTGCGACGCGCTGCTCGCCCAGCTGCGCGCCGCCGTCGACGGCGTGCAGCGCAACGGTCACCCGACCGAACGCCTCGCGGGCAACCTGTCGCTGTCGATCGACGGCGTGGAGCCGCTGGCGCTAATCCACCGCCTGAACGGCGTGGCGAGCTTCTCGGCATCCAGCGCCTGCGCGACCGAGAAGGTGGAGACCAGCCCGGTGCTGATCGCGATGTTCGGAGACACGGCCCGCGCACGCCAGGCCTTCCGCGTGTCGCCCGGCCGCTTCACGGCGGCTGAAGAGATGAGGACGTTCGGGGAGACGCTCGTCGAGGCGGTCGTCGACCTGCGGCGCTACGCGGCCTGA